The proteins below are encoded in one region of Coleofasciculaceae cyanobacterium:
- a CDS encoding SufE family protein has translation MSSTETSLPPKLAKIVDRFKRRSNPKQKYAQLLHYANQLPAMPESGKTEENKVKGCVSQAYITASLENGKICYQGDADAQLVKGLVAFLIAGLNDLTPEEIIKIEPNFIEDTGLKVSLTPSRANGFFNIFQMMKKKAMGFHLGTAE, from the coding sequence ATGTCATCAACAGAAACATCTTTACCGCCCAAGCTAGCTAAAATTGTTGACCGCTTCAAACGCCGTTCTAATCCCAAGCAAAAATACGCACAGCTACTTCACTATGCTAACCAACTCCCAGCCATGCCAGAATCGGGCAAGACTGAGGAAAATAAGGTCAAGGGGTGTGTTTCTCAGGCATACATTACCGCTAGCCTAGAAAACGGTAAGATTTGTTACCAGGGAGATGCTGACGCACAATTGGTTAAAGGTTTAGTAGCATTTTTAATTGCGGGATTAAACGATTTAACGCCAGAAGAGATTATTAAAATAGAACCCAATTTTATTGAGGATACAGGTTTGAAAGTTAGTCTTACTCCTTCGCGCGCCAACGGTTTCTTTAATATTTTTCAGATGATGAAGAAAAAGGCTATGGGCTTTCATTTAGGCACGGCAGAGTAA